The genomic window TATGTGAGCAAACACGCCCTTGTTATTGGCAGTGTAGAAATAGGAGATAACTGCTATGTTGGTCATGGTGCCATATTACGCGGTGATTATGGCTCTATCCTTATCGGCCCGGGCACAGCAGTAGAAGAAGGGGTCATTGTCCATGCGCCTCCGGATAAGTTTTGCAAAATCGGGGAAAAGGTTACAATAGGCCACGGTGCAATTGTTCATGCTGCACAAATAGGAAGTTTGAGCGTAATAGGCATGGGGGCTGTTTTAAGCATATATTCCGAGATAGGTGAAAATACCATTATTGCAGAGGGGTCGGTTGTAAAAATGAGGCAGATTATACAGGGCGGTATTGTGGCAGGAGGCAACCCTGCAAAAGTTATCCGTAATATAGCCCCAAAAGATGTAGAATACTGGGGAATGGCAAAACAACTATATATAGATCTTGCCAAGAAATACCTTAAAAAGGGGATGCAGGAAATTATCTTTTCCCCTTAAGCCCCTCTATGTAATATTTCATTTTTTCGTCAATGAGTTTGTCCACTGTGCCGTCCTTGACAAGTTTCTCAATCTTTTTGTTAATCTGCGGCATATATCGGACAAATTTAGATTCCCTGGATATGGCAATGCAGAATG from Pseudomonadota bacterium includes these protein-coding regions:
- a CDS encoding gamma carbonic anhydrase family protein; amino-acid sequence: MLYSFDGKEPYIGKDTYVSKHALVIGSVEIGDNCYVGHGAILRGDYGSILIGPGTAVEEGVIVHAPPDKFCKIGEKVTIGHGAIVHAAQIGSLSVIGMGAVLSIYSEIGENTIIAEGSVVKMRQIIQGGIVAGGNPAKVIRNIAPKDVEYWGMAKQLYIDLAKKYLKKGMQEIIFSP